One genomic window of Cannabis sativa cultivar Pink pepper isolate KNU-18-1 chromosome 2, ASM2916894v1, whole genome shotgun sequence includes the following:
- the LOC115718663 gene encoding germin-like protein subfamily 1 member 17, translating into MKAVHFLLTLTAFALASFIASAADPSPLQDFCVAVNEPHKALFVNGKFCKDPKLAKAEDFFFSGLNVPRDTHNPVGSNVTQVNVDLIPGLNTLGITLARIDYAPYGQNPPHTHPRGSEILVVAKGTLYVGFVSSNQDGNRLFTKVLKEGDVFVFPIGMIHFQFNPGHVPAVAFAGLSSQNAGTITIANSVFGSDPAINPDVLAKAFQVDKNMIDKLQKQFWFGNDN; encoded by the exons ATGAAAGCTGTTCATTTTCTTCTCACACTCACTGCCTTTGCTTTGGCAAGCTTCATAGCGTCTGCTGCTGACCCAAGCCCTCTCCAAGATTTTTGTGTTGCAGTAAATGAGCCTCACAAAGCAT TATTTGTGAATGGCAAATTTTGCAAGGATCCCAAGCTTGCTAAGGCTGAAGATTTCTTCTTCTCTGGGCTCAACGTTCCAAGAGACACACATAACCCAGTTGGATCTAATGTGACACAAGTGAATGTGGACTTAATTCCAGGATTGAACACTCTCGGAATAACATTGGCTCGCATTGATTATGCACCGTATGGTCAAAATCCACCTCACACTCATCCTCGTGGCTCTGAAATCCTAGTAGTAGCTAAGGGAACTCTGTATGTGGGATTTGTATCATCAAACCAAGACGGAAACCGACTATTTACAAAGGTTTTGAAAGAGGGAGATGTGTTTGTGTTCCCAATAGGTATGATTCACTTTCAGTTCAATCCAGGACACGTTCCAGCAGTTGCATTTGCAGGTCTAAGTAGCCAAAATGCAGGAACAATAACCATTGCAAACTCAGTATTTGGGTCAGATCCTGCTATTAATCCTGATGTGCTTGCCAAGGCTTTTCAAGTTGATAAAAACATGATTGACAAGCTCCAGAAGCAGTTTTGGTTTGGCAATGACAACTAA